From the Longimicrobiaceae bacterium genome, the window CGGAGGTCGACGGTGACCTCGTCGAGGCGAGGCACCGACCACGTGTCGCCGGCCCGCACGGCGGCCCGCAGGCCGGCGAGCGCGAGGAGCACGCCGAGTGCGCCGCCCAACGCGCTGAGCAGGACCGACTCCACGAGCGCCTGCATCATCAGCCCACGCACGCCCGCTCCGAGCGCGGCGCGCACCGCCAGCTCCGCCTGCGCATGCTCGGCGCGCACGAGGAACAGGCCCGCCACGTTCGCGCATGCGACGAGGAGCACGAGCAGCACGGTCGCCAGCAGCATCCAGACGAGGCGCGCCGCGGGGCCGACGATGGAATCGCGAAGCGACTCGGCGTGCGGCACGACGTGCGCCTCGGCGAGGACACCCGCTGACGGGTCGCCCGGGAACTCGTCGGGCAGCCGCGCGAGCGAGCGCGCCAGGTCGGCGGTTGCGCGGGCCGGCGAGACGCCGTCGCGCAGCCGCCCCACGCCGACGAACCGGAAGCGCGCCGCCTGCGTCTTGCCTTCGTCGAGCGTGAGGGGGATCCAGAGATCCACTGTGCTCGCCGGGTACGCGAACCGCGGGGGCATGACGCCGATGACGGTACGCGTCACCTCGTTCACGCGAATCTGCCGGCCGATCACGCCGTCGTCGCCGTGGTAGCGCTGCCGCCAGAGCCGGTCCGAGAGCAGGACGACGCGCGCCGCGCCGGCGCGGTCCTCGCCGGGCGCGAAGCCCCTGCCCAACGCCGGGCGCACGCGGAGCACGTCCAGGAGGTTCGCCGTCACGCGCGCGATGCGGACGCGCGCCGGCGTCTCGCCGGGCGCGGAAGGCTCGACGTTGGCGTCAACGTTGTCGGCCCACCACGCGGCGACGCCGTCGAACGCCGCCGCGTGCCGCTGGTACAGCATCACCGTGGCGTCCGACTGATCGACGGTCGCGCGGCCGGCGAGGCTCGAGGTGTGGGTGAGCCGAACGAGCCGATCCGAGTGCGGATACGGGAGCGGCTTGAGGAGCACGGCGTCCACCACACCGAACGCCGCCGTGGTCGCGCCGATCCCCAGCGCGAGCACCAGCACCACCGCGGCAACGAAGCCCGGGGCGCGCCGGAGCCGTCGCGCGGCGACACGGAGCTCGTGCAGCACCGACTCGATCGCCACGGTGCCGGGCGCGCGGCGGCTCGCTTCCTTCACGCGGTTGCTAGGCCTCGAGGTGGAAGTGCAGCTCCGCGTCGAGCTCGCGATGAGCGCGTCGCGGTCGAGCAGCGTACGTCGCTCCAGATCTCCCTCAGCATCGTGTCACCCCCATTTCGAGCACCCACGACACAGGGCTTGTGAGCCCGGAGAACTTGGCCCTGCGGTTGTTCTCCGACGAGGACGCGCTGACGTTCGGGGACCAGCCAAGGCGTTTCGTACGGGGATCACACGGGCGCTGTCTGGAACTGATCGGTGGAGCAGGAGGAGACGGCTCCCCCGGATGGTGACGCGGGAGCCGCCTTTCGTCATCTCCAGAACGGATCAGCCGGCGGTAACTCCCTCCGCCGATTGCTCCTTCATCCACGCCAGCACCTCATCGCCGTTGCGGTCCGGGGGGAAGACGGGGTAGAAGACGTGCTCGATGGCGCCGTCGCGCTGGACCCAGGCGAGGCGGGAGAGAAGGGTGAGGCCGGCGACGTCCAGCGTGGGCAGGCGGATGGCGCGGGCGAGGGCCAGGTCCCCGTCGCTGAGCACCGGGAAGGGCAGATGAAGCCGTTCCGCCAGCTCCCGCTGATACTCGGGCTCCTGCGTGCTGAGGCCGAACACGCGGCATCCCAGCGCGGCGAAGTCGGCTGCCAGGTCGCGGAACGAGCACGTCTGCGGGGTGCAGCCCCGCGCGCCGGGGATCATGTCCCAGTCCGGCACCAGCGGCGGGTCGCCCGGCCGGCCGGTGCGCGGGTACGCGAAGACGACGACGCGGCCCGGCACGGCGGAGAGGTCGACATCGAAGCCGTCCGTGGCGCGCAGCGGAATGCTGGGGAGATGCAGGCCCGGCAGATGGAGCGCGCGCCCGTCGTCCACCGGGATAGGGAGGCCGGGCGGAAGCTGGTCCAGGTCGCGGAGGTCGTATACGGGCGTGGTCATCGGATCGGGGGCGGAGGGGAGGATGGGCAACGGCGAACGCGGTGCCGCGGGGCTACTGCATCACGTCCACGGCCAGGCGGCCGTGCGGCATCTCCAGGACGCGGAACTTGTTGGCGGGCGTGACGCCGAGCACGATCTCCACCTCGCCCT encodes:
- a CDS encoding peroxiredoxin; the encoded protein is MTTPVYDLRDLDQLPPGLPIPVDDGRALHLPGLHLPSIPLRATDGFDVDLSAVPGRVVVFAYPRTGRPGDPPLVPDWDMIPGARGCTPQTCSFRDLAADFAALGCRVFGLSTQEPEYQRELAERLHLPFPVLSDGDLALARAIRLPTLDVAGLTLLSRLAWVQRDGAIEHVFYPVFPPDRNGDEVLAWMKEQSAEGVTAG